The following are from one region of the Lepeophtheirus salmonis chromosome 8, UVic_Lsal_1.4, whole genome shotgun sequence genome:
- the LOC121122864 gene encoding uncharacterized protein: MEKRNTFLEVPENADHVKKQRVQTLLDPIRKLERPPILDKVSGFLPSLEKAQKDLEARMARGENVNVEDVSRGKYVEMEILKAREEGDEEHWTSDSDPDSPPSSDINDNDFTSDTDSDSSSSTCSSTSSSSASPPPRKRPLIQVLPDKKQTK; encoded by the coding sequence ATGGAAAAGAGGAATACTTTTCTGGAAGTGCCAGAGAATGCGGATCACGTGAAAAAGCAACGTGTTCAGACTCTTTTGGATCCGATTCGCAAATTGGAGCGGCCTCCCATTTTGGACAAAGTCTCTGGTTTTCTTCCAAGCCTAGAAAAGGCACAAAAAGACCTTGAAGCCAGGATGGCTCGAGGAGAAAACGTGAACGTGGAAGACGTCTCGCGAGGGAAGTATGTTGAGATGGAGATTCTAAAGGCGCGGGAGGAGGGAGATGAAGAGCATTGGACATCAGACTCTGATCCAGACTCTCCTCCTAGCTCTGACATCAATGATAATGATTTTACGAGTGATACGGATAGTGATAGCTCCTCATCCACTTGCTCTTCCACAAGTTCCTCCTCCGCCTCTCCTCCTCCACGCAAAAGACCTCTCATTCAAGTTCTACctgacaaaaaacaaacaaaataa
- the okr gene encoding DNA repair and recombination protein RAD54-like — MRRCFAPSQISKRNDSSPPQPQESSKRRKRNDSDATKTRNPLNNISNTTTTSPSSSAHERLIRSFVNKPFKIPIANYAGSSSGRSLGIRRSGNRVALHDPDTENALVLYTPPEISEHEKLSLGPSAELPVHVVVDPILSKVLRPHQREGVKFMYDCVTGIRIPENYGCIMADEMGLGKTLQCITLMWTLLKQGPECKPTIEKAIVVCPSSLVKNWYNEISKWLGGRVQPLAMDGGSKDSIDKDLSGFINTYGRRPVNPILIISYETFRLHSSVLQSGEVGLVLCDEGHRLKNSENLTYQSLMGIKSKRRVLLSGTPIQNDLLEYFSLIHFVNEGLLGTAQEFRKKFENPILRGRDADATDDDHKKGVQKLQEMAEVVNRCIIRRTQALLSKYLPVKYEQVICVQLTDLQKDIYQSFCRSDTIRKNLKGSEKVGFSPLRAITSLKKLVNHPDLIYNVCKEGHEGFEKSLQYYPANYDPNGRLKPAYSGKLSVLDCLLAFVKNCSTDKVVLVSNYTQMLDLFERLCSLRNYGFVRLDGSMSIKKRAKVVDKFNDPTSPEFIFMLSSKAGGCGLNLIGANRLVMFDPDWNPANDEQAMARVWRDGQKKECFIYRFLAVGTIEEKIFQRQAHKKALSSCVVDQEENVEKHFSVTDLKELFKLEVESPSDTHDKFKCRRCVNGIQVKEPPDGSDCNSDLSAWHHCTSKKGLPDMALKQSWDAGITFAFHHKSHDQIKVL, encoded by the exons ATG agacgCTGTTTTGCTCCGAGTCAGATTTCCAAAAGGAATGACTCCTCTCCTCCTCAGCCCCAGGAAAGTTCTAAACGGAGGAAAAGAAATGATTCCGATGCTACGAAAACTCGAAATCCTCTCAATAACATAAGCAACACAACAACGACTTCACCTTCATCTTCTGCTCAT GAGAGACTCATTCGCTCCTTTGTGAACAAACCGTTTAAAATACCAATCGCCAATTATGCAGGATCATCCTCTGGACGATCTCTTGGCATTCGAAGATCAGGAAACCGCGTTGCTCTTCACGATCCTGATACAGAGAATGCGCTCGTTCTCTATACGCCACCGGAAATTTCAGAACACGAAAAACTCTCTTTGGGTCCTAGTGCTGAACTTCCTGTACATGTTGTGGTTGATCCTATTTTGTCTAAAGTTCTCAGGCCCCATCAGAGAGAAGGAGTGAAATTCATGTATGATTGTGTTACAGGTATTCGCATTCCAGAGAACTATGGTTGCATAATGGCTGATGAAATGGGGCTAGGAAAAACGCTTCAATGTATTACACTGATGTGGACCTTACTCAAACAAGGCCCTGAATGTAAACCAACTATCGAAAAGGCAATAGTTGTATGTCCTAGCAGTCTAGTCAAA AATTGGTATAATGAGATCAGCAAATGGTTGGGAGGGAGAGTACAACCTTTGGCCATGGATGGAGGAAGCAAAGACAGTATTGATAAGGATTTATCAGGCTTTATCAATACATATGGTCGAAGACCTGTAAATCCTATTCTAATTATATCTTATGAAACTTTTCGCCTTCACTCCTCGGTTTTACAGAGTGGAGAGGTGGGCTTGGTGCTCTGTGACGAAGGCCATCGACTTAAAAACTCTGAAAACCTTACTTATCAATCGCTAATGGGTATAAAg TCCAAAAGAAGAGTTTTATTGTCTGGAACTCCCATTCAAAACGACTTGTTGGAGTATTTTTCTCTTATTCATTTCGTTAACGAAGGACTTTTGGGAACTGCTCaagaatttagaaaaaagtttgaaaacccTATTCTGCGTGGAAGGGATGCTGATGCCACTGATGATGACCATAAGAAGGGTGTTCAAAAACTTCAAGAAATGGCTGAGGTTGTAAACCGCTGTATCATTCGAAGAACTCAGGCgttattgtcaaaatatctTCCAGTGAAATATGAACAAGTTATCTGTGTGCAGTTGACAGATTTACAAAAAGACatttatcaaagtttttgtAGATCTGatacaattagaaaaaatttgaaag GCTCAGAAAAAGTTGGATTTTCCCCACTTCGTGCCATTACCTCCTTGAAAAAGTTAGTGAATCACCCTGATTtgatatataatgtatgtaaagAAGGCCATGAAGGGTTTGAAAAATCTCTACAGTACTATCCTGCAAATTATGACCCCAACGGAAGACTCAAACCTGCCTATTCGGGGAAATTGTCAGTGTTAGACTGTCTTTTGGCATTTGTTAAAAACTGTTCGACAGATAAGGTGGTATTAGTATCGAATTACACTCAAATGTTAGACTTATTTGAGAGACTTTGTTCTCTTCGAAATTATGGATTTGTTCGATTAGATGGGAGTATGAGCATAAAGAAACGAGCCAAAGTTGTTGATAAGTTTAACGATCCTACATCACCAGAATTTATATTCATGCTGTCTTCTAAAGCGGGGGGTTGTGGTCTGAATTTAATTGGAGCCAATCGACTAGTCATGTTTGATCCTGATTGGAATCCTGCTAATGACGAACAAGCTATGGCGCGTGTTTGGCGTGATGGACAGAAGAAAGAATGTTTCATCTACCGATTTTTGGCT GTTGGAACcattgaggaaaaaatatttcagagacAAGCGCACAAAAAAGCACTTAGTTCATGTGTAGTGGATCAAGAAGAAAATGTAGAAAAACATTTCTCAGTTACAGATTTGAAAGAACTATTCAAACTCGAGGTGGAATCTCCAAGCGACACTCATGACAA ATTCAAGTGTAGGAGGTGCGTGAATGGGATTCAAGTAAAGGAACCTCCTGATGGGAGTGACTGTAATTCCGATTTATCCGCATGGCACCATTGCACATCAAAAAAGGGTCTCCCGGACATGGCATTGAAGCAGTCCTGGGATGCAGGAATTACTTTCGCGTTTCACCACAAGTCACACGATCAAATTAAAGTCCTTTGA